In Pseudonocardia cypriaca, a single genomic region encodes these proteins:
- a CDS encoding DUF1326 domain-containing protein, with protein MTSTVGTTTYTLEGRMLEVCTCDAICPCWVGLDPDGGTCDGTIAWYIDSGTVRGLDVSDRAIAVVAHLPGNPLAGNWKAAIYVDDRCSEEQRQAILDVFTGQLGGAVADLAGLIGEVVAVERAHVTFTVDGGAGTLRIGDVVEAELTPFQGATGQTTLQDTVFSTVPGSPAFPGTATLFRQAGRLLGRPDVELSGKNSMQASFRFSA; from the coding sequence ATGACGTCCACAGTGGGAACGACGACCTACACCCTCGAGGGCCGCATGCTCGAGGTCTGCACCTGTGACGCGATCTGCCCCTGCTGGGTCGGGCTCGACCCCGACGGCGGCACCTGCGACGGCACCATCGCCTGGTACATCGACAGCGGAACCGTGCGCGGCCTCGACGTATCCGACCGCGCGATCGCGGTCGTCGCGCACCTGCCCGGCAACCCCCTCGCCGGCAACTGGAAGGCCGCCATCTACGTCGACGACCGGTGCAGCGAGGAGCAGCGGCAGGCGATCCTCGACGTGTTCACCGGGCAGCTCGGGGGCGCGGTCGCCGACCTCGCGGGGCTCATCGGCGAGGTCGTGGCCGTGGAGCGCGCGCACGTCACGTTCACCGTCGACGGGGGCGCGGGCACGCTGCGGATCGGCGACGTCGTCGAGGCGGAGCTGACGCCGTTCCAGGGCGCCACCGGGCAGACCACCCTGCAGGACACGGTGTTCTCCACCGTCCCCGGATCGCCTGCGTTCCCCGGCACCGCGACGCTCTTCCGGCAGGCGGGCCGGCTGCTCGGCAGGCCGGACGTCGAGCTGTCGGGCAAGAACTCGATGCAGGCCTCGTTCCGGTTCTCGGCCTGA
- a CDS encoding DUF2182 domain-containing protein, which yields MTTLTGARRDPAIAVWVVAGACWLLTGWLVVSGGHELGHHDVVLDGSPWPWPVRIAGFLAVWLVMIGAMMLPTVVPLVRLFTVVAARAPRPGRALAALGAGYVAVWAAFAPIALLGDTGVHALVDRWAWLAARPELVLGATLTLAGLFQFSPLKNACLTACRNPVGVVWQHYRRGAGAAWRMGLRHGLSCLGCCWALMLVMFGTGVGSLAWMLALTAVMVAEKTTRWGARLVAPVGSALLAAGITISIGGLL from the coding sequence ATGACCACGCTCACGGGCGCCCGCCGCGACCCCGCCATCGCCGTCTGGGTCGTGGCGGGCGCCTGCTGGCTGCTCACCGGCTGGCTCGTGGTCAGCGGTGGCCACGAGCTGGGCCACCACGACGTCGTGCTCGACGGCTCGCCGTGGCCGTGGCCGGTGCGCATCGCGGGGTTCCTCGCGGTGTGGCTGGTGATGATCGGCGCGATGATGCTGCCGACCGTCGTGCCGCTGGTGCGACTGTTCACCGTCGTGGCCGCTCGGGCACCGCGCCCCGGCCGCGCGCTGGCCGCGCTCGGCGCGGGGTACGTCGCGGTGTGGGCGGCGTTCGCCCCGATCGCCCTGCTCGGCGACACCGGGGTGCACGCGCTCGTGGACCGCTGGGCGTGGCTCGCCGCCCGGCCGGAGCTGGTACTGGGCGCCACCCTCACGCTGGCCGGGCTGTTCCAGTTCAGCCCGCTGAAGAACGCCTGCCTCACCGCGTGCCGCAACCCGGTGGGCGTCGTGTGGCAGCACTACCGGCGCGGGGCAGGCGCGGCGTGGCGGATGGGGCTGCGCCACGGGCTGTCCTGCCTCGGCTGCTGCTGGGCGCTGATGCTCGTCATGTTCGGCACCGGCGTGGGCAGCCTCGCCTGGATGCTCGCGCTCACCGCCGTGATGGTCGCCGAGAAGACCACGCGGTGGGGCGCCCGGCTCGTCGCCCCGGTGGGCAGCGCATTGCTG